TGTTCTCCCATAAAGTAGCTTGTGTAGACATCAAGACAGAAGACGTCAGAGAATCCTAGAGTCCTGATCCAGAACCTCTTGGCCATTGACTGTCCTGGATGTGTCAGAGAGTGTGGAATCCCAGACCGGGGAAGTAATtgacccaaggtcacagagccagtaGGAGAGCCCCAAACCATTTTCCAGCATCTGCCCATTACCCCTCTATCTTCTCTTTAGTATCTGAAGGACACTGCCCAAGAAGGGAACATGAACCTTTTAACATAATCAGGCTTGGGCTTGCAAACCCCCAAATTTATTTTAGCTCCTTCTGGATACATTCCCAACCAGAACCTTTACCTGCCTGCAGGatcttgtctgggatctgctcCTGGCCCATTCCCAAGAGGAGCAGAGGCAGGCCACAGGATCCATTCCCCCTTCCCAGGTACAAAGACAATGAATTTGGAATCAGCTGTTACCTGGTGCCACAGCTAAGGTTAGATGTGAGCCCAGAGAGAACCCAGTATTAGCTTGCAAGCTCATCTGCGGGAGGGCAATGCCCTTGGAGAACCAGGAGACCCCTGGAAAGCAGAACAGTCATCCAGTGGAGAAATTAAAACTGTGCCAGCCTCCAATGGCAAGAGCACATTAACCTTCCCCAGGCTTCTCTGGTCCTTATCCCAGTGCACTAAATTACCAAGGAGGAGAACCAAAGTTTGAATTGATTTCGCTTTTGTTTTCTCACCTAATATTTACCAAGGGCCTACTGAGTACAGAATACTCAACTAGGAATGAAAAGATTCCCAAAGAAAGATCTGGACTTTGTCCACTAGAAGTGCACAATGTGGTCAGAAGACTGGAAACACTGTAGAAAGGGTCAGCAGTGCTGTGGTGAAAAGAGCCCAGCCAGGCACCAGGAGGCCTGGTTTCTGAGTCCAGCTTTGCCAATGACTCTCCCAGTGTTTTCAGCAAGTGTCTCTATTAGGTTTGGTTTTCCTTCTCCTTAAAATGACAGAAgtgatggccgggcgtggtggctcatgcctgtaatgccagcattttgggaggtcaaggtgggtggatcactcgaggccaacagttcgagaccagcctggccaacatggcaaaaccccgtctctactaaaaaatacaaaaataagctgagtgtggtggcgcatgctggtaatcccagctacttggcatgagaattgcttgaacccaggaggcggaggttgcagtaagccaagattgcaccactgcactccaacctgggtgacagagagagactctgtctcaaaacaacaacaacaacaaaaagagaggaGTAGACCAGAGCAGATCTTAATGTGGGGTCCCCCGGAGCAGTGGTTCTAAATCGTAAAGACCAAACATGTCCTCTTTACAGCAAATAGTGTCTAAAATGTCCCCTTTACTATTCTGAAGTGAAATTCAAAATACAGAAATTCTGAATATTATATCCCAATAATATAACCCATCCTACCTACACacgtaatttaaaaatcaatataatctCCTATGGTAATAGAAAAGAGATATAAAAGGGAACtaatttagaatatatatttttttaatacatgAATGAGAGGGTAAGGTTGTACCTTTCCCATTGGGAACCATGGCCCCAGAGGTTCTACAGTGGGCTCCAGGAAATCTAAAATtatgtgctttcttttcttttctttttttttttttttttttttgagacagagttttgctcttgttgcccaggatggaatgtaatggctcgatctcgactcactgcaaccttcgtctcccaggttcaagtgattctcctgcctcagcctcccgagtagctgggattacaggcatgggccaccacgcctggctaattttgtatttttggtagagatggggtttctccatgttcgttaggctggtcttgaactcccggcctcaggtgatccacccgcctcagcctcccaaagtgctgggattacaggcgtgagccaccacgcccagccaaattgtgtgctttcatcagattctcaaggGGGTCAGTTACCCAACTAAATTTAAGGAGCCTTATCCTGGAGGGTGTCTGGGGGCTCTGTGAGTCTATGATTAGTGTCAAAATGAACCATGCAGACTCTGGAGCTGCAATGACTCCACTTCCCTCTGGCCTGTGGTTCTCTGATCAACCCCTTTCTTGTTTCTGAGGCCAAGTATCTTGCTAGGCAGGGCCATTATCGACCTAGTACTTGGTGCAACGAATGCAAAGGACCTCTCCTCCAGCATGGCTGATTCTGGTTGCTAAGGCTCTATCATCCAGGGCAGAGATGAAGCTTCACTCTTGCCAGAGGGACTACTGGCTCTGAAAGACCTCTAGTACAGGGGAAAAATAGATGACTAACACCTTACACCATGAGGAAAGAGTGGGTGGTGTGTCTACCCTTTGTCTAAACTATGCATTTTGTCCAGGGTCAGGAAAAGGTTAAGTCTTAGGATTAAATAcaggatattttttttcttgctgagaaCAGTGAGAGAAGACCGGGGTAGGGATGGGGCAGAActagtatttttgttttcacattCAGTTCTCCTGAAGGGGTGTTTGGCTGAAATGGAACAACTTCTCAAAGAAACAGGGTTAGATTAAAAGCAGCCTGTTCCTCTGCCAAAGTGTGGAAGCTTTCTCTGCCAAGTGCATGCCCATTTTCTCTTTCCAGAGGAAACCACTGCTAATGTCTATTATCCTATCAAATATCTTCCATCTAGAAGCATTACATGTTTCCATAATAAACAGGGCATACAGTGCTCGCTTTGTCAGCACATACACTAAAATTGAAACAATacagagattagcatggccctTGCGCGAGAATGACAATCAGgttatcttaaataaataaatagaaaacaggacatacacacacacacacacacacacacacacacacacacacacacacatatattcacaggAATTGTCTGTCATTCACTGTATGTTTGAAGGAATTTTGAAACTGTCAAACTCATCGCAGGATTTGAGGAAACTTTCCCATTAGGACAAGCACCAGAGTGGTATCATCAGACAATCTGGGAGTCTAAGCAGACAAAGAAGTAAAGCCAAAAGTATTTTTACCTATGTAGTTACAAAAATGTTACAAACTGTTTACATACTGTTCTGCAACTTGTTTTGGCCTCAGGACACATTGTGGACAGTTTCCTGTCACTTCTGTGGAGctaacctcttttttaaaaaatatatcagtaTTCTATCACATGGATTACAATATAAAAttgttgaagcaattctcctttgatgaacatttgagttttCCCAATCTCTTATTATTACAAATAGGGATGCAACGAGCATCTCTGTCCATTTACCTTTTTGCAGGATAAATTCCTGGTTCAGAAAGTTTGCCCATTTTACCTTTTGTCAGAAATTGAACAGGGCCAGGTTTTCCAGGGTCCAAGTCAGGCAGAACAAATGCAGCAATGTGGAACAGACGGAAACTCCAGCTCTGTCATTTCCTCACTGTGTGTCACCAGAGTCACACCACCTCCTTTTTATCAGCTATAAAACAGGACTACTGCTGAACTCGTAGAGTTGGGGGAAAGAGTGAGATAACATATAGATTACCAACCCAGTGCTGCGACACacagctattattgttattattacaactgctactgctgctgctaattctcctccctcctttcaaAGTCCAGTTCAAGCTCTAACTCCTTTAAAAAGCGTTTCACATGATTTCAGTCTACCAGGCCCTCTTCTTCCAAGCTGGTACAGACGAGATGGTCTCTGTCACTCATCTGGCACTTGGCATGTTctgcctatttttttctctccatgaaTGTCTTGTCAACCCCGCTAGATTAAGTTTCAGAAGGTCAAGGATCATTACCTAGGCTACCTTCATCCCCATGACCTGCCACACTGCCTTGCTCAGTCACTAAACATCAACAAAAATCACTGTCCCCAAGCCCTTTGCCAGAACTGCCTGAATGTCTGTCTGGTTTCTGCCTTCCCTCAGATGTCCTGCGGTTTGACAACACCTACAGCTTCATTCATGCCAAGAAGGTCAATTTCACTGTGGAGGTCCTGCTTCCAGACAAAGCCTCAGAAGAGAAGATGAAACAGCTGGGGGCAGGCACCCCGAAATAACACCTTCTCCTACAGCAGGCCTGGCCCCCTCAGTGTCTCCCTGTCAATTTCTACCCCTTGTAGCAGTCATTTTCGCACAACCCTGAAGCCCAAAGAAACTGGGCTGGAGGACAGACCTCAGGAGCTTTCATTTCAGTTAGGCAGAGGAAGAGCGACTGCAGTGGGTCTCCGTGTCTATCAAATACCTAAGGAGTCCCCAGGAGCTGGCTGGCCATCGTGATAGGATCTGTCTGTCCTGTAAACTGTGCCAACTTCACCTGTCCAGGGACAGCGAAGCTGGGGGGGGGGGGCATGTACCACAGGGTGGCAGcagggaaaaaaattagaaaagggtGAAAGATTGGGACTTAACACTTCAGGGAAGTCAGCTGCCGGGGAGAAACTTGCTCCTAAATGAACACGTAAGTTTAGATCGCAATGAGGAGTAGGAGGGTAGCTGGTTGCTAGAGTTACGGTGGGGATCAGAAACTCTTCCAAACATTTTAGCACTGAGGCTGGGGTAGCTTTTGGCTTTTCCCAGGTCTCAGGAGGTGGCCTGAGTCAGCACACATCTTCCCACTCTGTAGACAGGCTGGCCTCTCCCTCACTTTGAGACTTTGGCAACTCCTGGGCCACACGGCCTGCCTCTTTGATTACTAATGATTGTCAGTGACTCAGAGCTTCCTGGGACTTCGGGTACCCACCCGCTGTTCTCCATGCAAACAAAGCGCCAGGGAAATGACCCACAGGGATCGCAGCTGCAGGGAGGGCCAgggaggttgggggtgggagtgAATGCTAAAAGCAGATCGTCCAGTGCCCTTTTCAGTGCTACCGGCCTCTCACCAAGCAGTCCTCCATGTGAGCAACCCCGAGACAAAAATGCTAAGTGGGATCAAGAGAGCAGCACTCGGAGAGGGTGTTTGCCAGTCTGAGTGTCCCGCGGTGCCCGCCAACCCGCTTCCTGACTGACCTGAGCAAGGTCTTACTAAGCGGTCCCATCTCTGTGGGAGGCATGCAACGCGTGCAGGGAGTTCAGGTGCCGGTCGGCGTAGCCAGGCCTGGAGGCCCCCCAGGCAGGAGGCCGCCCAAAGCGGGGCCGGCGTTTCGTAGACTAGGGGCTGGGGGCGGCCACAGACGGCCTCGAAACCACAGCCCTTACCCCAATCCCACGAGCCCCGCCAACGAACCACAGGTGCTGGGCTGCAGAGAACATGGGAAGGCGGCCCCAGACCTGGCGGGAACGCCTTTCCCTCAGAGCCAGGCCCCGGCCCCGTCTGGGAAGCTCATCTTGCGAAGCTGAGGGAGCTCAGGGCAAAGGCCAGGCTAGCGCGGACCGGAAGGGGCCGAGGCTGCACGGGCCTCTGCCAGAACGCTCAGGACATCCCGGCCTGGGTTTACAACGCTGTTAGGAAAATTAACCAATGAATAAAGCAACGTTCAGTGCGCAGGGAATGAAATTCAATGCCCACCGCTAGACTCCTCGCTGCCTCTCACTCAAGAGGCCCAAACTCAGACGGCCTCAGGGACCCGGCAGCCGTTTCACACCAATAGGTAGGGCGCATGCGCAGAAATCCTCCTCGGCTCTCTAGCGTGAGCTTTCCCAGGGGGCCACGCCCAGCTTGCCTTCTGATTGGCCCAGCTGGTGGGTTGTCTTCCGCCATCTTTGACCAGGGCACTAAGGATGCTCCCGACCGCCTTCACAGTGAGGGCGGAGGCCCTGCCCCGCCAGCTGCTCAGTACGTGCCGCGCAGCCCGTGCGAGCCAAGTGTGAGTCCGGGCGAGCGCCTGCGGAGCTAGCACTGGGCCCAGAATGAGAGGGAGGCGGAGGAGCAGCGATCACGTGGTTTTAGGGACTGTCTAATAATTCCACGCCAGCATTGCCGGTGTTTCAGGGGGTGGGAACCGCTGCGTTCCCCATCAACTTTTCTCCCACCAACCACCCTCCCCAACCTACAAGCCCAGCTCAGCTTGAGGTAACTGCTGACCGGACTGTCCTATACAGCCCTACAAGACAGAGGCGCCTAGGGCTGAAAGCGGGGGCCTCCGTAGGGAGCCAGCGGGGGCCTCAATAGTTACTCATTTTCTCTACCTTTGATGAAAATAAGAGCTAATTCTTAATGAGGCCTACAGGGTATCACGCAAAAACCCTGTGCTTACTATTATACTTTGGGTTGTTGCAAAGATTAAAGGAAATAAGCCGTGCAAAGCGCTTAAGAGCTTGGTATAAGTAAGTGCTCGTCAATGTTGGCTACTCTCATTTTTTTGCAGACGTGGGAACTGGGGCTCAGGGAGGCTAACAGCCAGTAGGCGGCacagctaggatttgaacccaggattgTCTCCAACGCCGCTCAATTATACCCGCCAAGGAGTCACAGAGACTTAGTGAAGTGCACACATTGCTCACCTGGGTGAACTGAGGTCCAGCGGGGGAAGGCTTCCTCCTGTTGTAATCACTAACCCCAACTCTGTCTCCCTTGCCCGATTCATTCATTCGTTAATTAATTCATCCAACATCCTGTCCCCAAGAGGCTCAGTCTGGGGACATACTGATCCAGTTAAATGGGAGTGCTTCCTAGTTATACATGGCGACTGCTGAGAAGGGACTCCAGAGTCCAGGCACCTACCTCCCAGGGGCTCACCGTTCACTCCTCTAGCCTCATTTAGAGCTCGCATTAAGAGCACGGGATCTGGATCCACACTGTTTGGATTCAAATCACAACTTCAACACTTAGCAGCTGTGTGTTCTGGGAAAATGACCCaccttctctgtgcctccattttctcacctgtaaaacggGCTCCCAGGCTGGTGGGAGAGTTTCAGGTGTAAGCCATGGAGAGTCCTTTAGCGAACATCTAGACTGGCAATAAACTCAATAAATGGTGACTGTTATAATTAATCCTCGGAACCATCCTAGGGAGTGGACACTATTGTGTTccccattttatttattacattaatttttttttttttttttagtagagacgaggtctcgctatgttgtccaggctgttctcgaacccttgggctcaagagatcttcccgcctccggcctcccaaagtgctgggatcacaggcgtgagccaaccgGCCCAGCCTGTGTCCCTCCCTCgtttttacaaatgaataaagagATGCTGGATAAGCCCGAGGTCACAAGCTTTGCAGTGTAGCATCCCCTAATCTGATCCCCTGTCTCTTTGGCTCCAAAACCTACACTCAGTCCTGGGAGCGATTAGCGCCAACAGCTCGGAGAAAACGTGACGAAAACCAGTCTGTAAAACCCGAGCCTGGGAGAGGGGCTTCGGTGCGCGGGGGAATTTGCAGACGCTCCCTGCTGGCGGAGATTTCCTGACCTGTCCTTCAGCGCGGGACTTTCGGCGGGTCCCGGCCGGGCAGACCCGAGTGCCGGCGGCGGAGACTGCGGTGGAGCCAGTACCGGCTGCAGTGGCCGGGGCCGTGGCGGGAGAGTCATGTCAGAGCCGCAGCCGCGGGGCGCAGAGCGCGATCTTTACCGGGACACGTGGGTGCGATACCTGGGTGAGCGCGGGGCGACGGGCGCGGCGACCCCACCACCACTGGGCTGGAGAAGCAGGGGTCGCCGGACGCCGGCCCGGGGCCTggaggaggcgggaggatctTAGTTCTCATTCTGCTTTTGGGCCGGAGACTGGGCTCAGACAGGGctagggacttgcccaaggtcacactacCCTGGTGGGTCGCCCAAGGCGGAAGCTCCCATGGGGTGAGCGGGCTGCCCGCTCTGGCATGCGCTCTGCCTGGCTGTGGAGTCGGGATCTCCACTCCCATTTCGGTCCTGACACGCACTGGCTctgtctgaacctcagtttcctcctcggcaaaaaaacaaaaacaaaacaaaaaacaaacgagATACACACGAGGGCCTCTCTCATTGGGTGGTGGTTGCGAGGGTGGAATGGGATAAAGCGCAGAAAGCCCTGGCACTTGGCGAGCGTCCGGTCAGTGGCGCTGCCCTCGATCACTCTGCCCCTCTGGGTGCCTGTCACCTCATTAGTGCAGTTACTCCTGGGACCAAGACCAGGAAATCTAACCAATAAGCAATGGTAACGGTGACTCTGTGCTCAGTCCGCCCTCAGTGGCCCGAGTCCGAGGTGGGCATCATGGCACCAGTTTACATCTCGGaaagggaggctcagagaggtcaagtcacttgcctaaggtcacccaGGGACTGCTTAGCTGGCTAGGATGAGAACCAGCCTGCTCCAGCGCCCCCTCGTGGAACAGTTGCGAGCCTAGGAATTAAATGTTCCCTCCCCCAGGCTATGCCAATGAGGTGGGCGAGGCTTTCCGCTCTCTTGTGCCAGCGGCGGTGGTGTGGCTGAGCTATGGCGTGGCCAGCTCCTACGTGCTGGCGGATGCCATTGACAAAGGCAAGAAGGCTGGAGAGGTGAGTGTTAGCCTATTTTCCAACCCCCGACCCTAGCTCTCTTCTTGTGTGGTTCAGTCCACAGCCTTGCAGGTGATAAAGTCCCTGTGGGACACTCCAGTCCCTACAACCTTGCCTAGTGCAGTCCATAGACAGTCCTGTTTGTAGGACAGTGTACCCCTGCCCCCACACTCCCACTCCCCGACCTGGATGTGGCAGACTGTACCCCACTCCTGGGTGTGGACAAGTCCACTGGCCACTTGCCCCTCCCAGTCTAGCCTCGTGCCCCTTGTCGCAGGATTTTCTGCCTCTGCTCCAGCTGGATTAAGTGTCTCTGCGCCCACCAGGTGCCCAGCCCTGAAGCAGGCCGCAGCACCAGGGTGACCGTGGCTGTGGTGGACACCTTTGTATGGCAGGCTCTGGCCTCTGTGGCCATTCCGGGCTTCACCATCAACCGCGTGTGTGCCGCCTCTCTCTATGTCCTGGGCACTGCCACCCGCTGGCCCCTGGCTGTCCGCAAGTGGACCACCACTGCGCTTGGGCTGTTGACCATCCCCATCATTATCCACCCCATTGACAGGTGGGTACCTTCTTGGCCTCAGGGATCATCCACTCTCCAGTGATGAGAGTGGATCATCCAGTCTCCAGGTAGAGCTAGACTCTGTGAAGTGTGGGGTATGCCCACTTTGCTGGAGCAATAACAGGGACAAGGCTGGCACTTGGCTCCTGGGGTAGAAAGGACAGCCTGTACCCTTGTCATATGGTGTGGCAGGCACTTTAGCAATAAAAGAAGAGGGGTGCGTTGAGGGTATGGGACACAGGACAAGTAAATTCCCAGAAAGAAAGTCTAGTGTTACAAAACAAACAGAGGGAAGCAGGAGCAGGTGCACCCTAGAGGGGATGCATTTTGGGAGGTATTGGTGACAGAAGCCTAACTCAAActgaatatttgaataaaatggaGTAAAAGTCCAGGGCTGTGTTGCATTCAGGCATGGCTAGATCTAGGTACCCAAATGATGTCATTAGGGGTCTGGGTCTCCCCATCCTGCTgcctttctccccaccccaccctattTCTTGCTGGCTTCACCTGCTTTCTCCTTGTGGGAGTAGAAATGGCCCTAGCAGCTCCCAAGTTCTATCCCACCAGCTTAGCCTCCCCCAGCAGAAGCTTttaaacagtaacaacaaaaatcCCAAGGAAGGGTGTCATTGGTCCATTCTGGACTGCATGCCCACCCTATGAGCCAGTTTCCCTTTGCTGATTGGCCAGGCTTGGGTCACGTGCTTGGTCTTAGAACTAGATATGGGCTCAACCCAACCAGACCAATGTAAGAGTGAGAGGAGCAGTCTTTCTCCAGGAGAAGATAGCTGACCCTGAGGCCCTGAGCAAGTCTTTTACCcagtacctcagtttcctcctgaaTAAAGAAGAGGATGGCTTCTATTCTGGGAGTTTGATTCTAGCTTCCCCAGGTAGCCCAAGATGGAAGGATCAGGATAAGGGTGGGTCTC
Above is a genomic segment from Pan troglodytes isolate AG18354 chromosome 23, NHGRI_mPanTro3-v2.0_pri, whole genome shotgun sequence containing:
- the MTFP1 gene encoding mitochondrial fission process protein 1 isoform X1, whose protein sequence is MSEPQPRGAERDLYRDTWVRYLGYANEVGEAFRSLVPAAVVWLSYGVASSYVLADAIDKGKKAGEVPSPEAGRSTRVTVAVVDTFVWQALASVAIPGFTINRVCAASLYVLGTATRWPLAVRKWTTTALGLLTIPIIIHPIDRSVDFLLDSSLRKLYPTVGKPSSS
- the MTFP1 gene encoding mitochondrial fission process protein 1 isoform X2; translated protein: MSEPQPRGAERDLYRDTWVRYLGYANEVGEAFRSLVPAAVVWLSYGVASSYVLADAIDKGKKAGEALASVAIPGFTINRVCAASLYVLGTATRWPLAVRKWTTTALGLLTIPIIIHPIDRSVDFLLDSSLRKLYPTVGKPSSS